The Patescibacteria group bacterium genomic interval CGGCGACCAGGGAGAAATCAGTATTGATAACATCAATATGGCTTTCTGTCATCGGCCGGACGAGGCTAAAGCCTTGGCGACTACCGAGAAATATCAAATGGTTTTTTACGGTCACAATCATAAACCCTGGATGGAGACGCTGGAAAACGGCTGTCAGCTGGCCAACCCCGGAACTTTGGGCGGATTATTCCAGAAAGCCACTTTCGCGGTACTTGATACGTCGACAAAAAACATTGAATTAAAAGTCCTGGAACTGCTTTGATATGCAAATACTCGTTGAAGTCAAACCTAATAGCAAATGCGAGTCGGTAGAAAAAATAACCGACTCGATTTATAAAATACGCGTCCGCGCTCCGGCGCAGGAAGGCCAAGCCAACAAAGCGGTAATAAAGGTTTTGGCCGAATATTTCAAGGTGGCCAAAAGTCTAATCCAAATAAAAACCGGCAAGACCGCTCGAACCAAGGTTATAACTGTCGGCTAGGCCTCACTATAGCCCCTATTTGCCCTCAGGAGTGGTTTGGGGGTATAATATTAATAAGCACCACAAAATTCAGTGGCATTAAACAAAGATTAGCTAATTTTAGCTATTTTTTGTTTTAATAAAAAACTTTTTGAACCGAGCTATTGACTTTGGGCAAAAAATTTGATACAATAGTCTATTGCGCATGTTGAATTTAATGCTGGAATTTCTGCAGGCACGACAAGCATAGGAATTATGCAGAGGATCTTCTCGGCTTTTGGCTCGGAATTTACCTTTGGATATTTTCTTTGTCTGCAGTAACTCCGGCAGTAAATGCGGTTCTGCGGGCCAGCCAAGCTTCGCTTGGTGTAAGAACATCTTCAAAATTTGTCACCTTCCATTAAACAAAACTTTGAGAAAGTTTTTATTTCGCCGCAACTCTTCTGGAGTCGCGGTTTGCCAGGCGGGCTGTTCCGGCTAGGCACGACAAGCATGGGAATTCCTTATCAGTTTCGTTTGGGTTTCGACTCGAACAATGCTAATAAGAATTTTCTTGCCTAGCCCAATCAGCCCGAGTGGCGCAACTTTTTGGCCCGCGGAACCATGTTTATTGCCAGTCAAGTCCCTCACTTAAGGGGCTTGCTTTTTTTTGTGGTTATGTTAAACTTATCCATCAAGAACATTAAGTACCTTAAAACCAACGTCAAACACGGAGGCAAAAAAAATGAAACTTAAACAGAGACGCTTCTTAAAACAAGGGTACACCAGATTCGTTGTTCTGATTCCTTGCTTGGGTATCGCCATAAAAATCGCCAAGATTAATCTTTTTAAAGGATTAGATCGCCTCTTCATTGAACCTTGGGAGATTAAGGGATATGTCTGGTATTGGTTTAAGTATCAGCTAACCATAGACTCCCAACACGGGGATTCCTTTCGCCATCATTTATTTAGAGGGATTAATGCCAACTGGCAAGAATTCCGGTTTTACTTAAAGACTAAGCACCCTCTGCTGCAGCCGACTTATTTTTCTTTTTTTGGTTTATTCAATATCCAAAAAATAGCTTCAGCGCCGCTAACTACTAAAAGCGTTCCTTACTTTCAGTTTAAGGCACTATCACCAAGAGCAAAGGGGGAACATAATTTTGATAGTCCGGAAAACTTCTGTTTGGAAAATAACCGCCTGAGAATCCTTGACTATGGCGATATTGACGTGCGAGAAGCTGTTCTGGCGGATGGAGACAGGCTCTCTGACTTTGATCCTGATTGGGACTATGAGGAATACAAAAAAAGACGGCAGAAACAGCCGCCGGCAGATCAACAAGCACAAGACGCGTAAACTTACGCGTCTTTTTTCTTTCTCCAAAATATGGCTAAGCCGATTATGATCAGGGCGAGACTGAACACCTGCGGCCAACGAAAACCAAAAATCATGGCCGTGGCATCAAACCGCAAAAACTCCATCACAAACCTAATCAAGCCGTAGCCGGCTAGATACAATGCCAAATACTGGCCAGGTTGGAACAGCTTTTTTTTGAAAGAAAAAAACAATAACGAAAATAAACCCAAACTCAACAGCGATTCGTACAAAAATAAAGGCTGAAAATACTGGCTAGACAGATACTGCTCCGGCCGTAAGCTCTCCGGTATGGGAATACCCCAAGGCAAATTTGTAGGCCGGCCGAATAATTCCTGATTAAACCAATTGCCGAAGCGACCCAACGCCTGACCCAATGGCAGGACTACGGCGCTCAAGTCCAACCACGGCCAAACCGCCTGCTTTTTTCGCCAGCACCAGAGCGCCAAAACCAGGACCCCACCGATGATAGCGCCATGAATTGCCATTCCTCCCTGCCAGACAGCGATAATCTCCTGCGGCTGCCGAGAAAAATAAACCCAATCAACAACCAGCACATCATATAAACGCGCCCCGATAACCGCCCCGATAACCGTCCAAAAAGTCAACTCATAAATATCTTCGGATTTATCACCCCGCTGACGCAATAGATAAATCGCTGTAGCCAGGCAAAGCAAGATGGCTAAAGCGATAATCAGGCCGTACCAATAGATATTAATAGGGCCAAGAGAGAAAATAATCCTGCTGGGTGTAAAATAGTGGATAAACATATCTTCATTATACTATCCACACCCCCCTATTGACAAAAAAATTAAAGTGTGCTATGATGATATATTGATGATTCTAGGAGAAGTTCCTTAAATCACTATAATTAATGATGCCACGGATACTGACTCAACAAACCAAGGAGAATACCCAATGCCAAAAGAAACGTGCCGGGTTTGCCACGACAATGCCGATAACATTAACGGTGATTTCTGCCCGGAATGCGGGCAACCGTCTACGGTATATAAAAAATTTATTGAGGGAGAGATGGAACTAAACGGCGAACTTGATCCGTACTGACAACTGAACGGGAACTGAAGAAAATGCCAAGAAAAAAGCAGTTGCGTCTTACCAGGCGGCCCGGAAAATCAGCCTTTTGGATTTACTGGAAAGACTGGGAAGCCAGGCAAGGCCGGAGGATTCACCACAAGGGCGAACCACTGGTCATCCAAGCTTACAGTGAGAAACAGGCGGTCAGTTTTTATGTGCGGACTTTTCTGCATCAGCACGGGAAGAAAGCCGTGGCTACCGCCGAGAATTACTTCGCCCGTCTCGTGAGGGGCGGAGCCATTGGGTCGCAAACCGAGTTACAACACAAGACACAAGCAAACAGTCGTAAAAC includes:
- a CDS encoding YfcE family phosphodiesterase; this translates as MKIAIISDTHDNVVNTEKFLSWAKENKIEKIIHCGDIAAPSLIAELFGPAGIDFHCVFGNVADRELLPQVCGKFANTKCYGDQGEISIDNINMAFCHRPDEAKALATTEKYQMVFYGHNHKPWMETLENGCQLANPGTLGGLFQKATFAVLDTSTKNIELKVLELL
- a CDS encoding DUF167 domain-containing protein, producing the protein MQILVEVKPNSKCESVEKITDSIYKIRVRAPAQEGQANKAVIKVLAEYFKVAKSLIQIKTGKTARTKVITVG
- the lgt gene encoding prolipoprotein diacylglyceryl transferase gives rise to the protein MFIHYFTPSRIIFSLGPINIYWYGLIIALAILLCLATAIYLLRQRGDKSEDIYELTFWTVIGAVIGARLYDVLVVDWVYFSRQPQEIIAVWQGGMAIHGAIIGGVLVLALWCWRKKQAVWPWLDLSAVVLPLGQALGRFGNWFNQELFGRPTNLPWGIPIPESLRPEQYLSSQYFQPLFLYESLLSLGLFSLLFFSFKKKLFQPGQYLALYLAGYGLIRFVMEFLRFDATAMIFGFRWPQVFSLALIIIGLAIFWRKKKDA